One part of the Candidatus Borreliella tachyglossi genome encodes these proteins:
- a CDS encoding HAD-IIB family hydrolase translates to MNIKAVVTDLNGTLLLPSGTMGSFTKQVINQLIREGKKFFIATGRSKNEIKELITSFHLHETNYITLNGGRVYDYNWQELISYDLAPLIAEDILSGKKSRYKDFIHCIYKIENQEDKLYVDMHDLHKINAEDNLIDKSNRKFENIEIFADYNNIAAIIIGNREDKLLEYENSLLQKHKCNINTFLSNPTTLEIVDIGASKGKALKAATNQYKIELNEIIAFGNGFNDLDMLSTSGKGVMTENANERLKKALPNIEIIAPSWNESVAHYINNNILLNPIKISES, encoded by the coding sequence ATGAATATCAAAGCCGTAGTAACCGATTTAAATGGTACACTATTACTACCTAGTGGTACAATGGGGAGCTTTACAAAACAAGTCATTAATCAACTCATCAGGGAAGGAAAAAAGTTTTTCATTGCCACAGGGAGAAGCAAAAACGAAATAAAAGAATTAATCACAAGCTTCCATCTACACGAAACAAACTATATAACTCTTAATGGAGGAAGAGTTTACGACTATAATTGGCAAGAACTCATAAGTTATGATCTTGCACCTTTAATCGCAGAAGATATATTATCGGGCAAAAAATCTAGATACAAAGACTTTATTCATTGCATATATAAAATAGAAAATCAAGAAGACAAACTCTACGTAGATATGCACGATTTGCACAAAATTAACGCAGAAGACAATCTTATTGATAAATCAAATAGAAAATTCGAAAATATAGAAATATTTGCAGACTACAATAACATTGCTGCCATAATAATAGGTAATCGAGAAGATAAACTATTAGAATATGAAAATTCCCTGCTACAAAAACACAAATGTAATATCAACACTTTTCTCTCAAATCCCACAACTCTTGAAATAGTAGATATTGGAGCCTCAAAGGGAAAGGCACTAAAAGCAGCAACAAACCAATATAAAATAGAATTAAACGAAATTATTGCATTTGGGAATGGGTTTAATGACCTTGATATGTTAAGCACATCTGGAAAAGGTGTTATGACAGAGAATGCAAATGAAAGATTAAAAAAAGCACTTCCTAACATTGAAATCATTGCTCCGAGCTGGAATGAATCTGTTGCTCACTATATAAACAATAATATTTTATTAAATCCAATTAAGATTTCAGAAAGTTAA
- a CDS encoding MIP/aquaporin family protein, with translation MVYTRFKEFTSEFLGTFILLALGTGSVAMATLFPSSPTVAGEIIKGGYTNIVFGWGLAVTFGVYTAARISGAHLNPAISIGLAATGKFPMPKLFHYIVAQILGAFTGALMTLVVFYPKWIEIDPTLEATQGILSTFPAVPGFLPGFIDQIFGTFLLMFLVLVVGKFVKEGADNPFFPFIIGAIVLAIGISFGGMNGYAINPARDFGPRLVLLMAGFKNHGFDDLNVFIIPILGPIIGAILGAMVYGFTLEDKEKS, from the coding sequence ATGGTTTATACACGATTTAAAGAATTTACTTCAGAATTTTTAGGCACATTTATTCTTCTTGCACTTGGAACAGGTTCTGTAGCAATGGCAACCCTATTCCCATCAAGTCCAACTGTAGCAGGAGAAATAATAAAGGGAGGCTATACAAATATAGTATTTGGCTGGGGTTTAGCTGTAACATTTGGGGTTTACACAGCTGCAAGAATTAGTGGTGCCCACCTAAATCCTGCTATTAGCATTGGACTAGCTGCTACTGGAAAATTCCCGATGCCAAAACTTTTCCACTACATTGTAGCACAAATACTTGGAGCATTTACTGGTGCTTTAATGACACTAGTGGTATTCTACCCTAAATGGATAGAAATAGATCCTACACTTGAAGCTACTCAAGGAATTTTATCAACTTTCCCTGCCGTTCCTGGCTTCTTACCTGGATTTATTGATCAAATATTTGGAACATTCTTATTGATGTTTTTAGTTCTAGTTGTTGGGAAATTTGTAAAAGAAGGTGCTGACAATCCATTCTTTCCTTTCATCATTGGAGCAATAGTGTTAGCTATTGGAATAAGTTTTGGAGGAATGAATGGCTATGCTATTAATCCAGCAAGGGATTTTGGACCAAGATTAGTACTACTGATGGCAGGTTTTAAAAATCACGGTTTTGATGACCTTAACGTATTCATTATCCCTATATTAGGTCCAATAATTGGCGCCATTTTAGGTGCTATGGTCTACGGATTTACTTTAGAAGATAAAGAAAAATCCTAA
- the glpQ gene encoding glycerophosphodiester phosphodiesterase, giving the protein MKLIKQLLMVAMNTLFVLSCGNEQISINKPSPLVIAHRGASGYLPEHTLEAKAYAHALGAHYLEQDIVLTKDNVPIIMHDPEIDTTTNVAEIFPGRAREDGRYYSVDFTLDELKSLRLSERFDPKTGKPIYPNRFPLNEYNFKIPTLEEEIQFIQGLNKSTGKNVGIYPEIKKPFWHKQQGKDISKITIKILNKYGYKSKEDNIYLQIFDFDELKRIREELRYQGKLILLIGENNWNEAPTDYEYIKSEEGMAEVAKYSDGIGPWIPQIIADGKVTGLVTLAHKHKMEIHPYTFRIDALPSYVKDANELLNLLFNKAEIDGIFTDFPDIVLNFVKK; this is encoded by the coding sequence ATGAAATTAATAAAACAATTATTAATGGTTGCAATGAATACACTTTTTGTTCTTTCCTGCGGGAATGAACAAATAAGCATAAATAAACCATCACCACTAGTTATAGCTCACAGAGGTGCTAGTGGATATTTACCAGAACATACTTTAGAAGCTAAAGCATATGCTCATGCTCTAGGGGCTCACTACTTAGAGCAAGATATCGTTTTGACAAAAGATAACGTTCCTATTATAATGCATGACCCAGAGATTGACACAACAACAAATGTTGCAGAGATATTTCCTGGAAGAGCTAGAGAAGATGGAAGATACTATTCTGTTGACTTTACGCTAGATGAACTCAAGTCCCTAAGACTCAGCGAAAGATTTGATCCCAAAACTGGCAAACCAATATATCCTAACCGTTTTCCCTTAAATGAATATAATTTCAAAATTCCAACCTTAGAAGAAGAAATACAATTCATACAAGGACTCAACAAAAGTACAGGTAAAAATGTTGGAATTTACCCTGAAATCAAAAAACCTTTCTGGCATAAGCAACAAGGCAAAGATATATCTAAAATTACAATAAAGATTCTAAACAAATATGGGTATAAGTCAAAAGAAGATAACATATACCTTCAAATATTCGACTTTGACGAACTAAAAAGAATAAGGGAAGAGCTTAGATATCAGGGAAAATTGATATTGCTTATTGGAGAAAATAATTGGAATGAAGCTCCAACAGACTATGAATACATCAAGTCAGAAGAAGGTATGGCAGAGGTTGCAAAATACTCTGATGGAATTGGGCCTTGGATACCTCAAATTATAGCTGATGGCAAAGTGACAGGTCTTGTAACCTTAGCACATAAACACAAGATGGAAATTCACCCTTATACATTTAGAATTGACGCATTGCCTTCATATGTAAAAGATGCAAATGAGTTGCTAAACCTACTATTCAATAAGGCAGAAATAGACGGAATATTTACGGATTTTCCTGATATAGTATTGAATTTTGTAAAAAAATAA
- a CDS encoding bactofilin family protein, whose product MLNFLSLKKNNKVSSTFLFDEIKTIIGKDDFFKGELNSNNFIRIDGDFIGAINSTKRVIVGETGRIKSNINANEVVVSGIVLGNIHASNKIKIFGSGCIIGNISCRSIEVEEGAIIDGYMNIGTGSLGLAEKDVFIYTGSYKVDEDILIEVNKGMKGKEADRSTKADEEGNYLFSGMSKIDED is encoded by the coding sequence ATGTTAAATTTTTTGAGTTTAAAAAAGAATAATAAAGTTTCTTCAACTTTTCTTTTTGATGAAATAAAGACAATAATTGGAAAGGATGATTTTTTTAAAGGGGAGTTAAATTCAAATAATTTTATTCGAATTGATGGTGATTTTATTGGAGCTATTAATTCTACTAAAAGGGTCATAGTTGGTGAAACAGGACGGATTAAGTCAAATATTAATGCTAATGAGGTTGTTGTTTCTGGGATAGTTCTTGGAAATATTCATGCTAGCAACAAAATTAAGATTTTTGGGTCAGGATGTATTATCGGGAATATTTCATGCAGATCAATTGAGGTTGAAGAGGGAGCTATTATTGATGGATATATGAATATTGGTACTGGAAGTCTTGGACTTGCTGAAAAAGATGTATTTATTTATACAGGTTCTTATAAGGTTGATGAGGATATTTTAATTGAAGTGAATAAGGGAATGAAGGGAAAGGAAGCAGATAGGAGTACTAAAGCTGATGAGGAAGGTAATTATTTGTTTAGTGGCATGAGTAAGATAGATGAAGATTAA
- a CDS encoding deoxynucleoside kinase, with product MIIIEGLIGVGKTTLGNILSKELDIPFYSELSDEFTLSILDKFYKDKSRWAFPVQINFLNERFKLIKSIFRAKRGILDRSIYGDRVFATLLNDGGYISEDEYRIYINLLDNMLEHSQRPILMIYLDCSIEEVERRIENRNRNFETGIPREYLEGLNQRYLSWYDNYNLSPKVKVEYDRINIFDDDNKSKLISLIKDKLVI from the coding sequence GTGATTATAATTGAGGGTTTAATTGGGGTAGGAAAAACTACTCTTGGAAATATTCTGTCTAAGGAGCTTGATATTCCTTTTTACAGTGAGCTGAGCGATGAATTTACGTTGTCTATATTAGATAAATTTTATAAAGATAAGTCTAGGTGGGCTTTTCCAGTTCAGATTAATTTTCTAAATGAAAGATTTAAGCTTATAAAGAGCATTTTTAGAGCTAAACGAGGCATACTTGATAGATCTATTTATGGGGATCGTGTCTTTGCTACTCTTTTAAATGATGGTGGATATATTTCTGAGGATGAATATAGAATATATATTAATTTACTTGATAATATGTTGGAGCATTCTCAGAGACCTATATTAATGATTTATCTTGATTGTAGTATTGAAGAGGTTGAGCGTCGAATTGAGAATAGAAATAGAAATTTTGAGACAGGGATCCCTAGAGAGTATCTTGAAGGGTTAAATCAGAGGTATCTAAGTTGGTATGATAATTATAATTTGTCTCCTAAGGTGAAAGTTGAATACGATCGTATAAATATTTTCGATGATGATAACAAAAGTAAGCTCATATCTTTAATTAAGGATAAACTTGTAATATAA
- a CDS encoding glycerol-3-phosphate dehydrogenase/oxidase: MSKNDKKELKDLDNQAFDLIIVGGGATGLGIGIDSITRGYKTLLIEKFDYAKGTSSRSTKLIHGGVRYLAQFNIPLVKEALHEKALLEQNAPHLVHECAFVTPIYNILSLPYYYLGLSWYHNLLGSHKKSKYKTRLLSKSETIKKIPNIKTEGLKCSVVYYDDSFDDARMAISMLRTFTEKGGFAFNYAELVSFTKENGKISGAVIKDRMTEEEAIIKSNCIINATGIFADAIRKLDDTNAPSIIRPSQGTHLIIKKDKFNTDCAMLIPKTSDNRVLFAVPWHDGIVCGSTDVSIDKIEEEPKSLESEIKFIIDNMNNYLNHKISRNDVQSVYTGIRPLIIDPQGEQNTSKISRDEKIFVSDSNLITIAGGKYTTYRKMAEKTLKKAIENNLISNSTSITENLKLHGYLEKEEVLSMPEPFRVYGSDFQTLSKMEGFNNKIHADLPLNEAQISFAIEFEQAKTVEDILSRRTRSLLLNAKATIEATPRIAEIMMHKLGKSEEWKNEQIKSFTEIAKKYLV, from the coding sequence ATGAGTAAAAATGATAAAAAAGAATTGAAAGACCTTGATAATCAAGCCTTTGATTTAATAATAGTTGGTGGGGGAGCAACTGGTCTTGGTATTGGAATAGATTCCATTACTAGAGGATATAAAACTTTACTTATTGAAAAATTTGACTATGCAAAAGGAACATCCTCTAGATCAACCAAGTTAATACATGGAGGAGTAAGATATTTGGCTCAGTTTAATATCCCTTTGGTAAAAGAAGCACTCCATGAGAAAGCTTTGCTTGAACAAAACGCACCCCATTTAGTTCATGAGTGTGCCTTTGTTACTCCTATATACAACATTTTAAGTCTACCTTACTACTACCTCGGATTAAGCTGGTATCATAACCTTCTTGGATCGCATAAAAAGTCTAAGTATAAAACAAGGTTATTATCAAAATCTGAGACAATAAAGAAAATTCCAAATATTAAAACTGAGGGTCTTAAATGCTCTGTTGTATATTATGATGACTCTTTTGACGATGCTAGAATGGCAATAAGTATGCTTAGAACTTTTACTGAAAAAGGTGGTTTTGCTTTCAATTATGCAGAACTTGTAAGTTTCACCAAAGAGAATGGCAAAATATCAGGTGCTGTTATTAAAGACAGAATGACTGAAGAGGAAGCTATTATTAAGAGTAACTGCATAATCAATGCAACAGGAATTTTTGCAGATGCGATTAGAAAGTTAGATGATACTAATGCACCTAGTATTATCAGACCTTCTCAAGGAACACATTTAATAATTAAAAAAGATAAATTTAATACAGACTGCGCAATGCTTATCCCCAAGACAAGTGATAATCGAGTTTTGTTTGCTGTACCTTGGCATGATGGAATTGTTTGCGGAAGTACAGATGTCTCAATAGACAAAATTGAGGAAGAGCCTAAGAGTCTAGAAAGTGAAATTAAATTTATAATAGACAATATGAATAATTATCTAAATCATAAAATAAGCAGAAATGATGTCCAAAGTGTTTATACAGGTATCAGGCCACTAATCATCGATCCTCAAGGAGAGCAGAATACCTCAAAAATATCAAGAGACGAGAAAATATTTGTCTCAGATTCAAACCTTATTACAATTGCTGGTGGAAAATATACTACTTACAGAAAGATGGCTGAGAAAACCTTAAAAAAAGCAATAGAAAATAACTTAATATCTAATTCAACTTCTATTACAGAAAACTTAAAGTTGCACGGATACCTAGAAAAGGAAGAGGTACTTAGCATGCCTGAGCCTTTTAGAGTTTATGGAAGTGATTTCCAAACCTTAAGTAAGATGGAAGGCTTTAATAATAAGATCCATGCAGACTTACCATTAAATGAAGCTCAAATATCCTTCGCTATTGAATTCGAACAAGCAAAAACTGTAGAAGACATACTATCAAGAAGAACCCGATCACTGCTACTGAATGCAAAAGCTACAATTGAAGCTACACCAAGGATTGCTGAAATTATGATGCATAAACTTGGTAAATCTGAAGAATGGAAAAATGAACAAATAAAAAGCTTTACAGAGATAGCAAAAAAATATTTAGTTTAG
- the lnt gene encoding apolipoprotein N-acyltransferase, with product MKTRYFWLAAFSGILTTLAISNEINNIGYSTVGLVAYIPLFIALIKTKDKNTLIGLTVFYFLIANSLQNFWLAFFHSFGIFTFLGEVLGYVPYSLALGYLLYYALKAFKNKILTLAILFTFYDYSKSIGFPAYPWGFSAFMVHNFNDLIQVADIFGVFFVSFVVYFFNAGLANFFIEQSKINTLSTLLSILLISFSFTYGIVKKIEINPILNKEIDTLNIAAIQLNIDPWLPGNHKEGIKRSLKLTKQALQENPNTELVLWSEGVLTFPFDSYINHIYHNSELLKLYDAIHELIVESKAHFVIGSPSNADEKLGIHHNSVYAIKPNLHIENIYSKIFLVPFAEKVPFYNHEFIREFFFKNFGIVGQINGNKLEIFKLKKFNAGLLICYDDAFPDLARAYKKQGANLLLNFSNDSWSKTNSSEWQHFVVAKFRSIENGIKTIRATNSGITTVINEYGENPQTLETFKEEYLISKIKLSPIFTTLYEYIGDLFIYALAIAIVIMALRFYFIEESIHLSPCCAKPKV from the coding sequence AAGACAAAAACACTCTAATTGGTCTAACAGTCTTTTATTTTTTAATAGCTAACAGCTTACAAAATTTTTGGCTTGCATTCTTTCATTCATTCGGAATATTTACATTCCTCGGAGAAGTACTAGGATATGTCCCGTATTCTTTGGCTTTAGGATACTTACTCTATTATGCCTTAAAAGCTTTCAAAAATAAAATACTAACCTTAGCTATACTTTTTACATTTTATGACTACTCCAAGTCAATTGGCTTCCCAGCATATCCTTGGGGATTCTCAGCATTTATGGTTCATAATTTTAATGACCTCATACAAGTAGCTGACATTTTTGGAGTCTTTTTTGTATCCTTTGTTGTTTACTTTTTCAACGCAGGACTTGCAAATTTTTTCATAGAACAAAGCAAAATAAATACATTAAGTACATTATTATCTATATTATTAATAAGCTTCTCTTTTACTTACGGAATCGTTAAAAAAATAGAAATAAATCCAATCTTAAATAAAGAAATAGACACGCTAAATATTGCAGCAATTCAACTTAATATTGACCCTTGGTTGCCTGGAAATCATAAAGAAGGAATTAAAAGATCACTTAAACTTACAAAACAAGCTCTACAAGAAAATCCAAACACAGAGCTTGTACTCTGGAGTGAGGGGGTGTTAACCTTTCCATTTGATTCTTACATAAACCATATTTATCATAACTCAGAATTACTTAAATTATACGATGCGATACATGAGCTAATCGTTGAAAGCAAAGCTCACTTTGTTATCGGATCACCTTCCAATGCAGATGAAAAGCTAGGAATACATCACAATTCAGTTTATGCAATAAAACCTAATCTTCATATAGAAAATATATATTCTAAAATATTTTTAGTTCCATTTGCAGAAAAGGTACCATTTTACAACCATGAATTTATAAGAGAATTTTTCTTTAAAAACTTTGGGATTGTGGGACAAATTAACGGAAACAAACTTGAAATATTCAAACTAAAGAAATTCAATGCAGGTCTCCTAATATGCTATGATGACGCGTTTCCCGATCTTGCAAGGGCTTATAAAAAACAAGGTGCAAATCTACTGTTAAATTTCTCAAATGATTCTTGGTCAAAGACAAATTCATCAGAATGGCAACACTTTGTAGTAGCAAAATTTAGAAGCATAGAAAATGGCATTAAAACCATTAGAGCCACAAACTCTGGAATAACTACCGTAATAAATGAATATGGAGAGAATCCCCAAACCTTAGAAACATTTAAAGAAGAATATCTGATATCAAAAATAAAATTGTCTCCAATATTTACAACACTTTATGAATACATTGGAGACTTATTTATATACGCTCTAGCAATAGCAATCGTAATAATGGCATTAAGATTTTACTTTATTGAAGAGAGTATCCATTTATCACCTTGCTGTGCAAAACCTAAAGTCTGA
- a CDS encoding YaaR family protein — translation MKINNLIAGALNLESKDYKKSRKKVDIGRPSVFSSIFKSELIREDKHFIFLENGEFNLDFIKNMLDEINDIGERLLSEPSRQNVIFYKKTIAEFLSIVLPSSISIKEQKGGSVGELKRPKYRIVKIINEKLDKLAYSVLQNQGSQIKLLSSLEEIQGLLVNLLR, via the coding sequence ATGAAGATTAATAATTTAATTGCAGGAGCTTTAAATCTTGAGTCAAAAGATTATAAGAAGAGTAGGAAAAAAGTTGATATTGGCAGGCCAAGCGTCTTCTCTTCGATATTTAAATCTGAGCTTATAAGAGAAGACAAGCATTTTATCTTTCTTGAAAATGGGGAATTTAATCTTGATTTTATCAAGAATATGTTAGACGAGATCAACGATATTGGTGAAAGACTCTTAAGTGAGCCTTCTCGTCAAAATGTAATTTTTTATAAAAAAACTATAGCAGAATTTTTGTCTATTGTTTTGCCATCTTCTATTTCTATAAAAGAGCAAAAGGGAGGTAGTGTTGGAGAATTAAAGAGACCAAAATATCGTATTGTTAAAATTATTAATGAAAAGCTTGATAAGCTTGCATATTCGGTTTTGCAAAATCAAGGTTCTCAGATTAAACTTTTAAGTAGTCTTGAAGAAATTCAAGGGTTGCTTGTAAATTTGCTTAGATGA
- the glpT gene encoding glycerol-3-phosphate transporter translates to MKRLFNFLSPAPHIKRVDKESEDSLYKRLRLQVFISIFIGYAGFYLTRKIFSFAMPELEKEGFGKGQLGIILSGVSIAYGFSKFIMGNVSDRSNPRYFLSLGLLLTAVITITFGLFPWNLIDTTTAVVLMFILMFSNGWVQGMGWPACGRTMVHWWSTKERGITVATWNVAHNTGAAFSGIISSWALLHFNEWQAVLYVPAGLVVGIAIFVMLTLRDTPQSVGLPPIEEYKNDYPEDYTQSAEKELNAKDIFIKYVFNNKLLWYIAIANVFVYFIRYGILDWAPTYLSQVKHFSIKDSGWAYSLYEFSAIPGTILCGWISDKVFKGRRTETGILFMAATLITVIIYWQLPENTPTLTTLLLAIIGFLIYGPVMLIGLHALDLAPKKAAGTAAGFTGLFGYIGGSVAASAITGFVLQYFNWDTYFYLLISSCILAIIFISLTFRQEKRMNGNSNNKRT, encoded by the coding sequence ATGAAAAGGTTGTTTAATTTTCTCAGTCCAGCACCACACATAAAGAGAGTGGATAAAGAATCAGAGGATTCACTATACAAAAGATTAAGGCTGCAAGTATTTATTTCAATATTCATTGGATATGCCGGATTTTATTTAACGAGAAAGATTTTCTCATTTGCTATGCCAGAGCTTGAAAAAGAAGGTTTTGGAAAAGGTCAACTAGGCATAATTCTATCTGGCGTTTCAATTGCATATGGATTCTCTAAATTTATTATGGGCAATGTCTCAGACCGAAGCAATCCTAGATATTTCCTATCACTAGGATTGCTTTTAACAGCGGTGATTACCATTACATTTGGATTATTTCCATGGAACTTAATTGATACCACAACGGCCGTAGTATTAATGTTCATTTTAATGTTCTCAAACGGATGGGTACAGGGCATGGGATGGCCTGCATGTGGGCGGACTATGGTTCACTGGTGGTCAACAAAAGAGAGGGGGATAACGGTCGCAACCTGGAATGTAGCTCACAATACAGGAGCAGCCTTTTCAGGGATAATATCATCTTGGGCTTTACTCCACTTTAATGAATGGCAAGCTGTACTTTATGTTCCAGCAGGTCTGGTGGTAGGAATTGCAATATTCGTCATGCTTACCCTAAGAGATACACCTCAATCTGTAGGACTACCTCCAATTGAAGAGTACAAAAACGATTATCCTGAAGATTACACACAAAGTGCAGAAAAAGAGCTTAATGCAAAAGATATATTCATAAAATATGTTTTCAATAACAAGCTACTATGGTATATAGCCATTGCTAATGTCTTTGTATACTTTATCAGATACGGCATTCTGGACTGGGCACCCACATATCTCTCGCAAGTAAAGCATTTTTCCATCAAAGATTCCGGATGGGCCTATTCCCTTTATGAGTTCTCAGCCATTCCTGGAACAATACTTTGTGGATGGATATCTGACAAAGTTTTTAAAGGAAGAAGAACAGAGACTGGAATACTATTCATGGCTGCTACTCTTATTACGGTAATTATCTATTGGCAACTTCCAGAAAATACTCCAACGCTTACAACTCTTCTTTTAGCAATAATAGGATTCTTAATTTACGGTCCTGTTATGCTCATTGGCCTTCATGCTCTTGATCTTGCTCCAAAAAAGGCTGCAGGTACTGCCGCAGGATTTACAGGACTATTTGGATACATAGGAGGATCTGTTGCTGCTAGTGCCATTACAGGTTTTGTATTGCAATACTTTAATTGGGATACCTATTTTTATCTACTAATTAGTTCATGCATACTTGCAATAATATTTATAAGCCTAACATTTAGGCAAGAGAAGAGAATGAATGGTAATAGTAATAATAAAAGAACATAG
- the glpK gene encoding glycerol kinase GlpK — MKYILSIDQGTTSSRAIVFDKNANIKGLAQKEFTQIYPKPSWVEHDPNEIWGSQLGVMAEALANARAFPNEIAAIGITNQRETTIVWDRSTGQPIYNAIVWQDRRTSSICDELKAEGKDKIILQKTGLVLDAYFSGTKIKWILDNVAGARDRAEKGELCFGTVDTWIIWNLTKGKLHITDYSNASRTLLLNIKTLKWDEELLTILGIPKAILPDLKQSSEVYGKTDPSMFGKEIIISGIAGDQFAATFGQACLKKGMAKNTYGTGCFATVNIGKEAVINDKNLLTSIAWGRKNSVTYVLEGSVFIGGAVIQWLRDGLELFRKSSDAEALAASVDNNGGIYFVPAFVGLGAPHWDSYARGTIVGLTRGSTKAHLTRAALESIALQSFDVLTAMKNSIEDLEIHEVRVDGGASQNNLLMQFQADILQCNVVRPKITETTALGAAYLAGLAVGYWESAEEITNLWQSDKIFEPLMEKSKREDLLYNWDKAISRAKAWIK; from the coding sequence ATGAAATACATCCTATCTATTGACCAAGGTACAACTAGCTCAAGAGCAATAGTATTTGACAAGAATGCAAACATAAAAGGACTCGCACAAAAAGAATTTACACAAATCTACCCAAAACCAAGTTGGGTTGAGCATGACCCCAACGAGATATGGGGATCCCAACTAGGAGTTATGGCAGAAGCTTTAGCAAACGCAAGGGCTTTTCCCAATGAAATTGCAGCAATTGGAATTACAAACCAAAGAGAAACCACAATTGTTTGGGACAGAAGCACGGGTCAACCAATTTATAATGCAATAGTCTGGCAAGACAGAAGGACGTCATCAATTTGCGATGAACTTAAAGCAGAAGGAAAAGATAAAATTATCTTACAAAAAACAGGTCTTGTATTAGATGCTTACTTTAGTGGTACAAAAATAAAATGGATACTAGACAATGTTGCAGGAGCAAGAGATCGAGCTGAAAAGGGGGAGTTGTGTTTTGGCACAGTAGATACCTGGATAATCTGGAACCTCACTAAAGGCAAACTACATATTACAGATTATTCTAATGCATCAAGAACTCTACTTTTAAATATTAAAACACTTAAATGGGATGAAGAGCTGCTTACAATTCTAGGCATACCAAAAGCAATTTTACCTGACCTTAAACAAAGCTCTGAAGTGTATGGCAAAACTGACCCCTCCATGTTTGGAAAAGAGATTATTATTTCAGGAATTGCAGGAGATCAATTTGCAGCGACATTCGGACAAGCATGCCTTAAAAAAGGAATGGCTAAGAACACCTACGGAACAGGGTGCTTTGCTACTGTTAACATCGGAAAAGAAGCTGTTATTAATGATAAAAACCTTTTAACTTCAATTGCATGGGGAAGAAAAAATTCAGTAACTTATGTTCTTGAAGGGAGCGTTTTCATTGGAGGGGCTGTAATTCAATGGTTAAGAGATGGTCTAGAACTATTCAGGAAAAGTTCTGATGCAGAAGCGCTTGCAGCGTCAGTAGATAACAATGGAGGGATTTATTTCGTGCCAGCATTTGTAGGACTTGGGGCACCTCATTGGGATTCTTACGCCAGAGGCACAATTGTTGGACTCACAAGAGGATCCACAAAAGCACACCTTACAAGAGCGGCTCTTGAAAGTATTGCACTGCAAAGTTTTGATGTATTAACCGCAATGAAAAACTCTATTGAAGATCTTGAAATACATGAAGTAAGAGTTGATGGAGGTGCTAGTCAAAATAACTTACTCATGCAATTTCAAGCTGATATTTTACAATGTAATGTTGTCAGACCAAAAATTACAGAAACAACTGCTCTTGGTGCTGCTTATTTGGCAGGGCTTGCTGTAGGGTATTGGGAAAGTGCTGAAGAGATCACAAATCTTTGGCAATCAGATAAAATCTTTGAGCCTTTGATGGAAAAAAGCAAAAGAGAAGATTTGCTCTATAATTGGGACAAGGCCATTAGTAGAGCAAAAGCCTGGATTAAATAA